A single Musa acuminata AAA Group cultivar baxijiao chromosome BXJ2-1, Cavendish_Baxijiao_AAA, whole genome shotgun sequence DNA region contains:
- the LOC135598309 gene encoding mannan endo-1,4-beta-mannosidase 2-like — protein MMLANNGALYPVLGLASCVALVYMSFGDLALDLSTHAREPEMSFVGRNGTRFTMDGKAFYVNGWNSYWLMDQAVEEISRPRVKAMFQAGAKMGLTVCRTWAFNDGGYNALQVSLGHFDEHVFQALDRVIVEAKRHGIRLLLSLANNLEAYGGKTQYVKWAWEEGIGLSSSNDSFFFDPSIRSHFKTYLKTVLTRKNRLNGIQYKDEPTIFAWELMNEPRCMSDPSGDTLQDWIEELAAYVKSIDKNHLLTVGLEGFYGPASSPEKLKVNPGQWFGTLGSDFIRNSKVSDIDFASVHIYPDQWQVGAGLEEKMKYISGWLTSHIEDGEEELKKPVLFTEFGLSDKSRDFDHAHRDVFYESIFDVVYESARRGGAGAGALVWQFMAAGMQEYSDDFGIVPEERSSMYRLIKKQSCRLMRLSHGRDWMKRRDSETFCAE, from the exons ATGATGCTGGCAAACAATGGAGCTCTGTACCCAGTTCTTGGCCTTGCATCTTGTGTTGCCCTCGTGTACATGTCTTTTGGAGACCTGGCCTTGGATCTGAGCACCCATGCGAGAGAGCCTGAGATGAGCTTTGTGGGAAGGAACGGCACTCGGTTCACCATGGACGGCAAAGCATTCTACGTGAATGGTTGGAACTCCTACTGGCTGATGGATCAGGCTGTGGAGGAGATCAGCAGGCCAAGGGTGAAGGCAATGTTCCAAGCGGGTGCCAAGATGGGGCTCACGGTTTGCAGGACCTGGGCGTTCAACGATGGCGGCTACAATGCCCTGCAAGTCTCTCTTGGACATTTCGACGAACACGTCTTCCAG GCATTGGATCGAGTCATAGTGGAAGCAAAACGGCATGGCATTCGGCTGCTGCTGAGCTTAGCTAACAACTTGGAGGCTTATGGAGGAAAGACTCAGTACGTGAAATGGGCATGGGAAGAAGGAATCGGGCTGAGCTCCTCCAACGATTCCTTCTTCTTCGATCCATCCATTAGAAGTCACTTCAAGACATACTTAAAG ACCGTACTGACAAGGAAGAACCGCTTGAATGGGATTCAGTATAAAGATGAACCCACCATTTTCGCTTGGGAACTCATGAACGAACCCCGATGCATGTCTGATCCATCTGGTGACACCCTCCAA GACTGGATCGAAGAATTGGCAGCATACGTGAAATCGATCGACAAAAACCATCTCCTAACAGTAGGACTGGAGGGATTCTACGGCCCTGCAAGCTCACCAGAGAAGCTAAAGGTGAATCCCGGACAATGGTTCGGCACGCTTGGCTCCGACTTCATCAGAAACTCCAAAGTCTCAGACATAGACTTCGCCTCCGTCCACATCTACCCTGATCAGTG GCAAGTCGGTGCAGGGCTCGAAGAGAAGATGAAGTACATCTCCGGGTGGCTGACCTCACACATCGAGGATGGCGAGGAGGAGCTCAAGAAACCTGTGCTGTTCACGGAGTTTGGCCTGTCAGATAAGAGCAGGGACTTCGATCACGCCCACCGCGATGTCTTCTACGAGTCCATCTTCGACGTCGTCTACGAATCTGCGAGGAGGGGGGGCGCTGGTGCAGGTGCTCTGGTGTGGCAGTTCATGGCGGCAGGCATGCAGGAGTACAGTGATGACTTTGGGATCGTACCGGAGGAGAGGTCGTCCATGTACAGGCTGATAAAGAAGCAGTCGTGCAGGTTGATGAGACTGAGCCACGGGAGGGATTGGATGAAGAGGAGGGACTCTGAGACCTTCTGTGCAGAGTAA
- the LOC103974068 gene encoding profilin-A-like has translation MSWQTYVDDHLMCEVEGHRLTAAAIMGQDGSVWAQSASFPQFKPEEFTNVMNDFNEPGSLAPIGLFIGSSKYMVIQGESGVVIRGKKGSGGITIKKTGQAVVIGLYDEPMTPGQCNMVVERLGDYLIDQGL, from the exons aTGTCGTGGCAAACGTACGTCGACGATCACTTAATGTGCGAGGTCGAAGGCCACCGTCTGACGGCGGCGGCGATCATGGGTCAGGACGGCAGCGTCTGGGCGCAGAGCGCATCCTTTCCTCAG TTTAAGCCTGAGGAGTTCACCAATGTAATGAATGATTTCAATGAACCTGGATCGCTAGCTCCCATTGGCTTATTTATTGGATCATCAAAGTACATGGTAATTCAAGGAGAGTCTGGAGTTGTCATTCGTGGAAAGAAG GGATCAGGTGGCATCACCATCAAGAAGACAGGCCAAGCAGTGGTCATtggcctttatgatgagccaatgaCTCCAGGCCAGTGCAACATGGTTGTGGAGAGGTTGGGTGACTACCTCATTGATCAGGGCCTGTAG
- the LOC103973738 gene encoding non-classical arabinogalactan protein 30: protein MSWLKSLVGLQLVTLFLSVSLVFPAAKGAEMEMKPSSEHPVALPPVPPPMIAPAAPPIFTIAAEGVIYCRCKLPRYSKAVDGAPLPGAVVLLKCGSQRTVWAAKGRTDTHGYFYLQTQLKYKPLSRTCRVFVLWSPVGPCQVPRRYGLKGPGASLMFERKLSDGYNTIALYTAGFFEFGPVKSSKCYLPY, encoded by the exons ATGAGTTGGTTGAAGAGCTTAGTAGGTCTTCAGCTTGTGACGCTCTTCCTGAGCGTTTCCCTCGTCTTTCCTGCGGCCAAGGGTGCCGAAATGGAGATGAAACCATCATCGGAACATCCCGTCGCGCTGCCACCGGTTCCGCCGCCGATGATAGCACCCGCAGCGCCTCCGATCTTCACCATCGCGGCTGAAGGCGTCATCTACTGCAGGTGCAAGCTCCCGCGCTACTCAAAGGCCGTCGATGGCGCCCCTCTTCCAG GTGCGGTGGTGCTGCTGAAGTGCGGCAGCCAGCGCACGGTGTGGGCAGCTAAAGGAAGGACCGACACCCATGGCTACTTCTACCTGCAGACACAACTGAAGTACAAGCCGCTGTCGCGCACCTGCAGGGTGTTTGTGCTGTGGTCGCCGGTAGGCCCGTGCCAGGTGCCGCGGCGGTATGGGCTGAAAGGACCAGGAGCTTCTCTGATGTTTGAGAGGAAGCTGAGCGACGGGTACAACACCATTGCTCTCTACACCGCAGGCTTCTTCGAGTTCGGCCCGGTGAAATCGAGCAAGTGCTATCTCCCCTATTGA